Proteins from one Paenibacillus sp. J23TS9 genomic window:
- a CDS encoding phospho-sugar mutase: protein MTQLSKLAEENVQRWLSDPSIDEETKQELQGLQEQTQELEDRFYKDLEFGTGGLRGVIGAGSNRMNRYTVGKATQGFARYILEQHGQAEGKPSVVIAHDSRHFSPEFALEAALVLAGNGITAKLFPSLRSTPQLSFSVRHLGATGGIVVTASHNPPEYNGYKVYNAEGGQLVPDQAEKVIGYIQEVDSFASVKRLEQSEAEAKGMLVWLGEADDEAFTDTVAGTSVNRELIASKLGKDFNIVYTPLHGTGNIPVRSVLHKVGFTRVHVVAEQEHPDAEFSTVKSPNPEEREAFTLAMKLGKEVGADILVGTDPDCDRMGAVVLNDAGEYEVLSGNQSGAIMIHYLLSQLKEQGKLPDNGAVIKTIVTSEMGAAIAHHYGAEVFNTLTGFKYIGEKMTEFEQTGKYTYLFGYEESYGYLAGSYARDKDAVLASLLICEAGAYYKAQGKTLYNVLQELYEQFGFFHEKLESRTLKGKDGLAQIQAKMTDWRENPPQTVAGASVTEVLDYSKGLNGLPKENVLKYMLDDGSWFCLRPSGTEPKIKVYFAVRGSSLNDAEERIQKLAAEVMARVDA from the coding sequence ATGACACAATTAAGCAAATTGGCTGAAGAGAATGTACAGCGCTGGCTTTCGGATCCTTCGATCGACGAAGAGACCAAACAGGAGCTTCAGGGGCTGCAGGAGCAAACGCAGGAGCTGGAGGACCGTTTTTATAAAGATCTGGAATTCGGGACCGGTGGTCTTCGCGGCGTGATCGGCGCAGGAAGCAACCGGATGAACCGTTATACCGTCGGTAAAGCGACGCAGGGTTTTGCACGCTACATATTGGAGCAGCACGGTCAGGCGGAAGGTAAGCCATCGGTGGTGATTGCTCATGACTCCCGTCATTTTTCTCCGGAATTTGCACTTGAAGCTGCGCTGGTGCTAGCAGGCAACGGCATTACAGCTAAGCTCTTCCCGTCACTGCGTTCAACGCCTCAGCTGTCGTTCAGCGTGCGCCATTTAGGCGCTACGGGAGGCATTGTCGTCACAGCCAGCCATAATCCTCCGGAATACAACGGATACAAGGTCTATAACGCCGAAGGCGGTCAGCTTGTCCCGGATCAGGCAGAGAAGGTTATCGGCTATATCCAGGAAGTTGATTCCTTTGCCTCCGTGAAACGCCTTGAGCAGTCTGAAGCGGAAGCGAAGGGAATGCTGGTATGGCTCGGTGAGGCAGATGATGAGGCCTTTACAGATACCGTTGCCGGAACCAGTGTCAACCGGGAGCTGATCGCAAGCAAGCTTGGCAAGGATTTTAATATTGTATATACCCCGCTGCATGGAACAGGTAACATCCCTGTGCGCAGTGTGCTTCATAAAGTTGGCTTTACCCGTGTGCATGTGGTAGCTGAGCAGGAACATCCGGATGCGGAGTTTTCGACCGTGAAATCTCCTAACCCGGAGGAGCGGGAAGCTTTTACCCTTGCTATGAAGCTCGGTAAAGAAGTAGGAGCAGACATATTGGTCGGCACCGACCCGGACTGCGACCGCATGGGCGCAGTTGTGCTGAATGATGCAGGCGAATATGAAGTGCTCTCCGGTAACCAGTCCGGCGCCATTATGATTCATTATCTGCTGAGCCAGCTGAAGGAGCAGGGCAAGCTGCCTGACAATGGGGCGGTTATCAAGACCATCGTCACCAGCGAAATGGGAGCAGCCATTGCGCATCACTATGGGGCAGAGGTCTTCAATACGCTGACCGGCTTCAAATATATCGGCGAGAAAATGACCGAATTCGAACAAACCGGAAAATACACATACCTGTTCGGATATGAGGAAAGCTACGGATATCTCGCAGGCTCTTATGCCCGCGATAAAGATGCTGTACTTGCTTCTCTTCTGATCTGCGAGGCGGGTGCCTACTATAAGGCACAGGGCAAGACGCTGTATAATGTACTTCAGGAATTGTACGAACAGTTCGGATTTTTCCATGAAAAATTGGAATCCCGCACGCTCAAGGGCAAGGACGGTCTGGCCCAAATCCAGGCCAAAATGACCGATTGGCGCGAGAATCCGCCGCAGACGGTTGCTGGCGCATCCGTAACGGAGGTTCTCGATTACTCCAAAGGTCTGAACGGTCTGCCTAAGGAAAACGTGCTGAAATATATGCTGGATGACGGCTCATGGTTCTGCCTGCGTCCGTCTGGTACGGAGCCGAAGATTAAAGTTTACTTTGCGGTGCGCGGGTCATCGCTGAATGACGCCGAAGAGCGGATTCAGAAGCTTGCGGCTGAAGTCATGGCGCGGGTAGACGCCTAA
- a CDS encoding M23 family metallopeptidase, whose product MNDQNKSNQNHGETPKKAQGELVSQPSAWKKLLSKRWVYPAAYVAAAAIILTLVWVYQDASQKKLAQDPAKVSENATAPATNEAGKDAKDPKAVEVTATVVDMAWPVADAKDVKVVKPFFEKDGTAENNQAAMVQYNDMFIPNIGVDLGREDDKTFEVKAALEGKVSRVELNPPLTGTIIEITHDNDVKTVYQALSDAKVKVGDTVKQGDTIGTAGRSEIEKDLGNHVHFEVYEKGEPVNPEELLPKK is encoded by the coding sequence ATGAATGATCAAAACAAAAGTAATCAAAACCATGGAGAAACTCCTAAAAAAGCACAGGGAGAGCTGGTTAGCCAGCCGTCTGCATGGAAAAAGCTGTTGTCCAAACGGTGGGTATACCCGGCAGCATACGTGGCCGCAGCAGCAATTATACTAACCTTAGTTTGGGTCTACCAGGATGCCAGCCAGAAGAAACTCGCGCAAGACCCTGCTAAAGTATCGGAAAATGCTACTGCACCTGCCACGAATGAAGCTGGTAAGGACGCCAAGGATCCGAAAGCTGTTGAAGTCACTGCAACTGTTGTAGACATGGCATGGCCGGTAGCCGATGCCAAGGATGTTAAAGTCGTGAAGCCGTTCTTTGAAAAAGATGGAACTGCCGAGAACAACCAGGCAGCGATGGTGCAGTACAATGACATGTTTATCCCGAATATCGGTGTAGACCTGGGCCGCGAAGACGATAAGACGTTTGAAGTGAAGGCAGCGCTGGAAGGTAAGGTTAGCCGGGTGGAACTGAATCCGCCGTTGACGGGCACGATCATCGAAATTACACATGATAACGATGTGAAAACGGTGTACCAAGCTCTTTCCGACGCGAAAGTCAAAGTTGGCGATACCGTGAAGCAAGGCGATACGATCGGTACAGCCGGCCGCAGTGAGATTGAAAAGGATCTCGGCAACCACGTACACTTTGAAGTGTATGAAAAAGGTGAGCCGGTCAATCCGGAAGAACTGCTTCCAAAAAAATAA
- the spoIID gene encoding stage II sporulation protein D — protein MNDPRTQIKVSVAQKNEAAEPDISIHQPDAQAAAGGGREQSPAGGPAPGIRPKPGAGSKPRQHLSVLPGAGAQPPQAAAPEAPEPSEALRPEEPGAPAGARQAPGRRPWAPPPSRGRGSAKRPHRPGSARRLHPAVWAGGLLALALLIPVLVVATHHQPAPKPAPIPAPAAPVTVPQAVAQPQVSVYLSKTDKVEMLPLEEYVVGVIAAEMPADFDLEALKAQAVAARTFIMRRLAAGDKSGVPGSQADVTDTVSHQAYISKDQLATQWKGKTEQLAKLKRAVEESRNTIMTYQGKPITASFFSTSNGYTENSEEYWNQNIPYLRSVASPWDEQAPGYEETVKMSRQDFLTKLGLAGKSVPVVSTGEQQPFIQILSSTTGHRIKEISIGGVKFSGREVREKLGLRSSQFSWKTSGKDVVITTYGYGHGVGMSQWGAEGMAKEGYTATQILKHYYTGVQFSKASDFIKK, from the coding sequence ATGAACGACCCGCGGACACAAATTAAAGTATCGGTTGCACAGAAAAATGAAGCGGCGGAGCCGGACATTTCAATACATCAGCCGGATGCACAAGCTGCTGCAGGGGGCGGCCGGGAGCAGAGCCCGGCCGGAGGGCCAGCCCCGGGCATCAGGCCGAAGCCCGGGGCTGGCAGCAAGCCCCGGCAGCACCTGAGCGTGCTGCCGGGTGCCGGCGCGCAGCCGCCGCAGGCCGCTGCGCCTGAGGCGCCGGAGCCGAGCGAAGCGCTCCGGCCCGAAGAGCCGGGCGCGCCCGCAGGCGCCCGGCAAGCCCCCGGGCGGCGGCCATGGGCCCCGCCGCCCTCCCGCGGCCGCGGCAGCGCCAAGCGGCCGCATCGCCCGGGCAGCGCCCGCAGGCTGCACCCCGCCGTATGGGCGGGGGGGCTGCTCGCGCTGGCGCTGCTGATTCCCGTGCTGGTGGTGGCAACGCATCACCAGCCTGCACCCAAGCCGGCACCCATACCCGCGCCGGCCGCTCCAGTGACTGTGCCCCAAGCGGTAGCACAGCCGCAGGTGTCCGTCTATCTATCGAAGACGGACAAGGTCGAGATGCTGCCTCTCGAAGAGTACGTCGTCGGGGTCATCGCCGCAGAGATGCCGGCAGATTTTGACCTCGAGGCGCTCAAGGCTCAGGCCGTTGCTGCACGAACCTTTATCATGCGCAGGCTGGCAGCCGGAGATAAGAGCGGCGTACCTGGCTCGCAGGCGGATGTGACCGACACCGTGAGCCATCAGGCGTATATCTCCAAGGATCAGCTCGCAACACAGTGGAAGGGGAAAACAGAGCAGCTGGCCAAGCTGAAGAGAGCAGTGGAAGAATCCCGGAATACAATTATGACCTATCAAGGCAAACCTATTACCGCATCCTTCTTCTCTACCAGCAACGGTTATACCGAAAATTCGGAAGAATACTGGAATCAGAACATTCCTTATCTGCGCAGCGTGGCGAGTCCCTGGGACGAGCAGGCGCCGGGATATGAAGAGACCGTGAAGATGAGCCGCCAGGATTTCCTGACCAAGCTGGGATTGGCAGGAAAGTCGGTACCGGTAGTATCCACAGGAGAGCAGCAGCCTTTTATTCAAATTCTCTCATCTACGACCGGACACCGGATCAAGGAGATTTCGATAGGCGGGGTTAAGTTCAGCGGACGTGAAGTGAGAGAGAAGCTAGGCCTCCGCTCCAGTCAATTCAGCTGGAAGACTTCCGGCAAGGACGTAGTCATAACGACTTACGGTTACGGACATGGCGTCGGCATGAGCCAGTGGGGCGCAGAAGGAATGGCCAAGGAAGGCTATACCGCCACCCAGATCCTGAAACACTACTATACCGGCGTCCAATTTTCGAAAGCTTCGGATTTTATAAAAAAGTAG
- a CDS encoding flagellar hook-basal body protein, with translation MIRGLYTAAAGMLTQENRHDTAVQNLANVNTPGYKQVNSVARSFPEMLITMLGGNSDAPVSTIGKLNTGVFAEEALSMYQQGVIKASSKPTDFALVSDMEMTDPATGQNITFDGSGKFVSANGDVIYKPEAFFTIEDQDGQTRYTKDGNFKVSTDGRLLTSTGYQVLDANNKPIVLTGPVDSFKVDEQGYVLDPATGARGQQIGVSVVGQPYQMVRDGEGVFRVDDPQGAGVRAFGGADRVEVRQNNIESSNVNASEVVVDMNTALRAYEANQKVIQFYDKSLDKAVNEVGRV, from the coding sequence ATGATAAGAGGACTTTACACAGCTGCTGCCGGCATGCTGACCCAGGAGAACCGCCACGATACAGCGGTACAGAACTTAGCGAACGTGAATACACCGGGATACAAGCAGGTTAACAGCGTAGCCCGCTCTTTTCCGGAAATGCTGATTACGATGCTTGGCGGGAATAGCGATGCTCCGGTGTCAACAATCGGCAAGCTGAACACAGGTGTGTTCGCGGAAGAAGCTTTGTCGATGTATCAGCAGGGCGTCATTAAAGCCAGCAGCAAGCCGACGGATTTTGCGCTGGTATCCGATATGGAAATGACGGATCCGGCAACAGGGCAAAATATTACGTTTGACGGTTCAGGCAAGTTTGTCAGCGCTAACGGCGATGTTATTTATAAACCCGAGGCTTTCTTTACGATAGAAGATCAGGATGGTCAGACGCGTTATACGAAAGACGGGAATTTCAAGGTCAGCACGGACGGCAGATTGCTGACTTCAACCGGCTACCAGGTATTGGATGCCAATAACAAGCCGATTGTGTTGACAGGTCCGGTAGACAGCTTTAAAGTGGACGAGCAGGGGTATGTCCTAGATCCGGCAACTGGTGCGCGAGGGCAACAAATAGGTGTGTCCGTTGTGGGGCAGCCTTACCAGATGGTGCGTGACGGCGAAGGTGTATTCCGGGTTGATGATCCGCAAGGAGCCGGTGTACGTGCATTTGGCGGAGCCGACCGTGTGGAAGTACGTCAGAATAATATTGAGAGCTCGAATGTGAACGCATCCGAGGTCGTGGTCGATATGAATACGGCACTCCGGGCTTATGAAGCGAATCAGAAGGTCATTCAATTCTATGATAAGAGCCTGGATAAAGCCGTGAATGAAGTAGGAAGAGTATAA
- a CDS encoding rod shape-determining protein, which translates to MFSKDIGIDLGTANVLIHVKGKGVVLDEPSVVTIESDTKRVLAVGEDARKMIGRTPGNIVTIRPLRDGVIADFAITEAMLKYFINRVGGRTWSSRPRILICAPTNITSVEQKAIREAAERSGAKDVFLEEEPKAAAIGAGMDIFQPSGNMVVDIGGGTTDVAVLSMGDIVTASSIKMAGDKFDESIVRYIKNKYKLLIGERTSEDIKINIGTVRPGGRQDEMDIRGRDMASGLPLTITISSSEIQEALWEPVSAIVAAAKSVLERTPPELSADIIDRGVILTGGGAMLNGLDELLAEELRVPVLIAEDPMHCVVKGTGIMLDNLDKVVKKSF; encoded by the coding sequence ATGTTTAGCAAGGATATTGGGATTGATCTGGGCACGGCGAACGTGCTCATACATGTCAAAGGGAAGGGGGTTGTTCTTGACGAACCTTCTGTCGTGACGATCGAAAGTGACACCAAAAGAGTCCTTGCCGTCGGTGAAGATGCCCGTAAAATGATAGGGCGTACTCCGGGCAATATTGTGACTATCCGTCCGCTTCGTGACGGCGTTATTGCGGATTTTGCCATTACGGAAGCGATGCTTAAATATTTCATTAACCGTGTGGGAGGACGCACTTGGAGCAGCCGTCCCCGCATTCTCATCTGCGCACCGACCAATATTACATCGGTTGAACAGAAGGCGATCCGAGAGGCAGCCGAACGCAGTGGGGCTAAAGATGTGTTTTTGGAAGAAGAGCCGAAAGCCGCAGCGATTGGTGCAGGAATGGATATATTCCAGCCGAGCGGCAACATGGTAGTTGATATTGGCGGCGGAACAACGGATGTTGCTGTGCTTTCTATGGGCGACATCGTGACCGCCTCTTCTATTAAAATGGCGGGGGACAAGTTCGATGAGTCCATCGTCAGATATATTAAGAATAAATATAAACTATTGATCGGTGAGCGTACCTCCGAGGATATCAAGATTAACATCGGAACCGTGCGTCCGGGCGGACGCCAGGACGAAATGGATATCCGTGGACGCGATATGGCGTCAGGCCTTCCGTTAACGATCACCATTTCTTCAAGTGAAATCCAGGAAGCGCTGTGGGAGCCGGTTTCCGCCATTGTGGCGGCAGCCAAGTCGGTGCTGGAGCGGACACCTCCGGAATTGTCGGCGGATATTATCGACCGCGGCGTCATTCTGACAGGTGGCGGAGCCATGTTGAATGGATTGGACGAGCTGCTGGCTGAAGAGCTGCGCGTTCCCGTGCTGATTGCGGAGGATCCGATGCACTGTGTTGTGAAGGGCACAGGCATTATGCTGGATAATTTGGATAAAGTGGTTAAGAAATCTTTCTAA
- a CDS encoding DNA-directed RNA polymerase subunit beta codes for MSDNNKPADKLTRVQNRTDTPGKAGADGKNDNQKPARRKTARWRIVIRWMIPLFLVLALLGGMIVGYVVIGKQSLSEVFEWKTWQHVIDLVFAP; via the coding sequence ATGAGTGATAATAATAAGCCTGCTGATAAGCTGACAAGAGTCCAGAACCGTACAGACACGCCTGGAAAGGCTGGGGCAGACGGAAAAAATGATAACCAGAAGCCGGCCAGAAGAAAGACAGCCCGCTGGAGAATTGTCATCCGCTGGATGATTCCGCTGTTTCTGGTACTCGCTTTACTCGGAGGAATGATTGTCGGATATGTGGTCATCGGCAAGCAGAGCTTGTCTGAAGTGTTCGAGTGGAAGACATGGCAGCATGTCATCGACTTGGTCTTCGCTCCTTGA
- a CDS encoding flagellar hook-basal body protein, with protein MNNSMISAMVSMNSIQQKLDIIADNIANLDTVGYKQKDTSFEDTLTSVMQQPKDFKQQGRLSPLGYTTGYGVRTGDVTRDMTQGPLDQTNNPLDLAIEGNGMFAVEAGGKRAYTREGGFHFAPDPSEPGSMVLQNNQGYFVLNENNEHIKVPDNAKVAIDSHGKVLMDEGGIITEAGTLKVLKPLREDALQLMDGNLFVVPTSLTEGQVFEAPPVTGGIPEDTSIRSGYLEKSNVDYMGQITDMMQMQRAYQLAARAISSSDTMMNLANNMRG; from the coding sequence ATGAATAACTCCATGATCAGTGCGATGGTGTCCATGAACAGCATTCAGCAGAAGCTGGATATCATCGCTGACAATATCGCGAATCTGGATACGGTGGGATACAAGCAGAAGGATACCTCATTTGAGGATACGCTGACTTCCGTGATGCAGCAGCCCAAGGATTTTAAGCAGCAGGGAAGACTCTCTCCGCTTGGGTATACTACCGGATACGGAGTCCGTACGGGCGATGTGACCCGTGATATGACGCAGGGACCGCTCGATCAGACGAATAATCCGCTGGACCTTGCTATCGAGGGAAACGGGATGTTTGCGGTTGAAGCGGGCGGCAAGCGCGCCTATACCCGGGAAGGGGGCTTTCATTTCGCTCCTGACCCAAGCGAACCGGGATCCATGGTACTCCAGAACAATCAAGGATATTTCGTGCTGAATGAAAATAATGAGCATATCAAGGTACCGGATAACGCGAAGGTAGCGATCGATTCCCATGGCAAAGTGCTGATGGACGAGGGCGGTATCATTACGGAAGCCGGTACACTCAAAGTGCTTAAGCCGCTCCGTGAGGATGCGCTGCAGCTGATGGACGGCAACCTGTTCGTGGTTCCGACCAGCTTGACAGAGGGCCAGGTATTTGAAGCACCGCCGGTTACCGGCGGTATTCCGGAGGATACATCCATCCGCTCGGGTTATCTGGAAAAATCCAATGTGGATTATATGGGCCAAATTACGGATATGATGCAGATGCAGCGTGCTTACCAGCTGGCAGCACGGGCGATTTCATCCAGTGACACGATGATGAACCTGGCCAACAATATGCGGGGTTAA
- the spoIIID gene encoding sporulation transcriptional regulator SpoIIID: MHDYIKERTIKIGRCIVETKHTVRTIAKEFGVSKSTVHKDLTERLPEINPDLADQVKHILEYHKSIRHLRGGEATKIKYKKTKKREAVASAKS; encoded by the coding sequence GTGCACGATTACATCAAGGAACGTACGATTAAAATTGGACGTTGTATCGTGGAGACGAAGCACACGGTCCGGACAATTGCCAAAGAATTTGGCGTATCAAAAAGCACAGTGCATAAGGACCTGACCGAACGTTTGCCTGAAATTAATCCTGATCTGGCAGACCAGGTTAAGCACATTCTCGAATATCACAAATCGATCCGTCATCTCCGGGGAGGGGAAGCCACGAAAATCAAATACAAAAAGACGAAAAAACGTGAAGCTGTGGCATCCGCCAAATCATAA
- the fabZ gene encoding 3-hydroxyacyl-ACP dehydratase FabZ, translated as MLNVKEIQEIIPHRPPFLLVDRILEMEVGKRAVGIKNVTINEPFFIGHFPEYPVMPGVLITEALAQVGAAAILQEESNKGKIGFLAGLDGFRFRGQVVPGDTLRLEVEITRLKGSIGKGHAIAKVEDKIVAEGDIMFALSDPTKA; from the coding sequence ATGCTAAATGTCAAAGAGATTCAGGAGATTATTCCGCATCGTCCTCCGTTTTTGCTGGTGGACCGGATTCTGGAGATGGAGGTTGGCAAGCGCGCGGTCGGCATTAAGAATGTGACCATCAACGAGCCGTTTTTTATTGGACATTTTCCGGAATATCCGGTAATGCCAGGCGTATTGATTACCGAAGCTTTGGCCCAAGTGGGAGCTGCCGCAATTTTACAGGAAGAGAGCAACAAGGGCAAGATTGGCTTTCTGGCAGGGCTTGACGGCTTCCGTTTCAGAGGACAGGTTGTACCCGGGGACACGCTCCGTTTGGAAGTGGAGATAACTCGGTTAAAGGGGAGTATAGGCAAGGGGCATGCGATTGCCAAGGTTGAGGACAAGATCGTTGCTGAAGGCGACATCATGTTCGCCCTGTCCGATCCAACCAAAGCCTAA
- a CDS encoding DUF5693 family protein — translation MHQKWQHFSTASRKWLWILVVVGILAALPVAYDRYQTESSSNNVELVFNYRGLAEVAAYQAHPEQFIQKQLDKLKAAGITSMAMFESTLDDFKKTRRLMVYSAQDIAQMTQSVVPTDENFTYILFTNEENAGRLTPLIEDTFTSLGINVKPWEFHNQKGLIVETSPEDAALKPMQPDPIAFELLHSKGFNIVPRMSDSLPYDQDAMEKLLAYYEANGVKRILFEGDSVKGFTDNQDKHSLQSFANLLNQHGIGIAAIENTKKPQAGIDKLSYYIHYNVVRLYSLSDKDAQALDEDTIADRFALATKDRNIRMLYINTAPSKSTAKAMMTDSIDNIIKSLNKPGQAIKQMENNGFKMGRAEAFHITDSSAQRYFKLVVVLGAVAFIALMISCFLPLLTLPAFVLGMIGSAGLYVLKPTLFEQALALLVAISAPTVAVVLAIRKVNALNAANAELAPGRRLTHSIVLFIKTSIISMAAIPFVIALLNNITYSLVLNQFRGVSLLHAAPILLIAIFVVLYRGGRPVHQIGKLFRTPITLLWVVAAVLIGAIGFYYLSRTGNGGKVSGIEMAIRPFLENTFHVRPRNKEIIAHPLFLLGLFLSIRYRNAIFIMIFAVIGQLSMVDTFAHIHSPMKISFARDLLGLGIGFIIGLIAIGVWQIAEGCWKKWSPLLKRQ, via the coding sequence GTGCATCAAAAATGGCAGCACTTCAGCACGGCATCGCGCAAATGGCTGTGGATCCTGGTCGTAGTGGGCATACTTGCCGCACTGCCGGTTGCATATGACCGGTATCAAACGGAATCATCATCAAACAACGTGGAGCTGGTGTTCAATTACCGTGGTCTGGCAGAGGTTGCTGCCTATCAGGCACATCCGGAGCAGTTCATACAGAAGCAGCTCGATAAATTAAAAGCCGCGGGCATTACCAGTATGGCGATGTTTGAAAGCACGCTGGATGACTTCAAGAAAACCCGGCGGCTGATGGTGTACAGCGCCCAGGATATTGCCCAAATGACGCAAAGCGTTGTTCCAACGGATGAGAATTTCACGTACATTCTGTTTACCAATGAAGAGAATGCGGGCCGGTTAACGCCTCTCATTGAAGACACCTTCACAAGTCTCGGCATTAACGTGAAGCCTTGGGAGTTTCATAACCAGAAGGGCCTGATTGTGGAAACCTCGCCGGAGGATGCCGCGCTGAAACCGATGCAGCCAGACCCGATTGCATTTGAACTTCTTCACAGCAAGGGTTTCAATATCGTTCCGCGGATGTCCGATAGCCTTCCGTACGATCAGGACGCCATGGAGAAGCTGCTGGCTTATTATGAAGCCAACGGTGTGAAGCGGATCCTGTTCGAGGGTGATTCGGTCAAGGGCTTCACCGACAACCAGGATAAGCACAGCCTGCAGAGCTTTGCCAACCTGCTGAACCAGCATGGCATCGGCATTGCGGCGATCGAGAATACGAAGAAGCCGCAGGCAGGAATCGATAAGCTGTCGTATTACATTCATTATAATGTGGTCCGTCTGTATTCCTTGAGCGACAAGGATGCCCAGGCACTGGACGAGGATACGATTGCGGACCGGTTTGCTCTGGCAACCAAAGACCGGAATATCCGGATGCTCTATATTAATACGGCACCAAGCAAGAGCACGGCGAAGGCGATGATGACGGATTCCATCGACAACATCATCAAGAGTCTGAACAAGCCTGGTCAAGCCATCAAGCAGATGGAGAACAACGGCTTCAAGATGGGACGTGCAGAGGCCTTCCATATTACCGATTCATCGGCACAGCGTTATTTCAAATTGGTTGTTGTACTTGGCGCAGTTGCCTTTATAGCACTCATGATTTCATGCTTCCTGCCTCTGCTGACGCTGCCGGCATTTGTGCTTGGCATGATCGGCAGTGCAGGCTTGTATGTACTGAAGCCGACGCTGTTTGAGCAGGCATTAGCGCTGCTAGTTGCTATAAGTGCTCCGACCGTCGCGGTGGTACTGGCGATACGCAAGGTCAACGCGCTCAATGCGGCCAATGCCGAGCTTGCGCCCGGACGCCGTCTGACGCATTCGATCGTCCTGTTCATCAAGACATCTATTATTTCCATGGCGGCAATCCCATTCGTGATTGCACTGCTCAACAATATTACGTACAGCCTGGTGTTGAACCAGTTCCGGGGCGTGAGTCTGCTGCATGCGGCTCCGATTCTGCTGATTGCGATATTCGTGGTCTTATACCGCGGAGGCCGTCCGGTTCATCAAATCGGCAAGCTGTTCAGAACGCCAATCACACTGTTATGGGTTGTTGCAGCGGTATTAATCGGCGCCATCGGTTTCTATTATCTGAGCCGTACAGGCAATGGGGGCAAGGTCAGCGGTATCGAGATGGCGATTCGTCCGTTCCTGGAAAATACATTCCATGTGCGTCCGCGTAATAAGGAAATCATTGCGCATCCGCTCTTCCTGCTCGGTCTGTTCCTGTCGATCCGGTACCGGAATGCTATTTTCATCATGATATTCGCTGTCATTGGACAGCTGTCCATGGTCGATACCTTTGCCCATATCCATTCGCCGATGAAAATTTCGTTTGCCCGTGACCTGCTGGGTCTGGGAATTGGATTCATCATCGGACTGATCGCCATCGGCGTATGGCAAATCGCAGAAGGGTGTTGGAAAAAATGGTCACCTCTCCTCAAAAGACAATAG